The Thalassotalea agarivorans region GAAGCTTATGGGTGCAGAAGTTATTCCTGTAACCGCAGGCAGTGGCACGCTAAAAGACGCGGTAAATGAAGCGCTTCGCGATTGGTCAGCAAGTTACGACAAAGCACATTACTTGTTAGGAACAGCCGCTGGTCCTCACCCTTTCCCAACGATTGTGCGCGAATTCCAAAAAATGATAGGCATTGAAGCTAAACAACAATTATTAGCAGAAGAAGGTAGATTACCTGACTATGTGATCGCATGTGTTGGCGGTGGTTCAAATGCTATTGGCATGTTTCAAGATTTTATTAAAGAAGATGGCGTTAAACTCATTGGTGTGGAAGCTGGTGGTAAAGGCGTTGATACTGAAGAGCATGGTGCAACATTGTCGGCAGGTACTAAAGGTATGCTACATGGCAATTACACCTACATTATGCAAGACAAGTTTGGCCAAATTGAAGAATCTTATTCAATTTCAGCTGGTTTAGATTATCCAGGTGTTGGGCCGCAGCACGCATTTTTAAAGGAGACAGGCCGCGCGCAGTATGTACCAATCAACGACGATGAAGCACTTGCAGCTTTTCAAGCGATGGCTAAAAGTGAAGGTATTATTCCTGCATTAGAATCGTCTCATGCGCTTGCACAAGCGTTAAAAATGGCTGAAGACGTTACCGAAGAAACGATTATTTTGGTGAATTTATCGGGTCGCGGAGACAAGGATTTAGCACACGTACATACGGTGTTAGCCGCGCAAGATGCAGAGGAGGCAAAGTAATGGCTCAGCAAAATCGATACGAAAAGATGTTTAACGCTGTAGAGGCACGCATGGAAACTGGCGCTTTTGTTCCTTTTGTCACCATCGGCGATCCTAGCCCTGCACTGTCTTTTGAAATCATAAAAACCTTAATCGACAACGGCGCAGATGGTCTTGAGCTGGGTATTCCGTTCTCAGATCCCAGTGCAGACGGTATTGTGATTCAAAAAGCAGGTATACGAGCATTAAGTGCTGGTGTGAATACGGACGGTTGTTTCGATATTTTGAAACAAGTCAGGGGTTATGCACCCGACGTACCTATTGGCTTGCTACTCTATGGCAACTTAGTATTCGCCTATGGCATAGACCGTTTTTATCAGCAGCTGGCTAGCATTGGCGTAGACTCCATACTGATTGCCGATTTGCCAATTCGTGAAAGTCAGCCATTTAGAGAAGCAGCAGAAAAACATGGCATTGCACAAATCTTTATCGCGCCACCAAATGCCAATGAGAAAACGCTAAGCGACATAGCTCAGTTTAGTAAAGGCTATACGTACGTATTGAGTCGCGCTGGCGTTACTGGCACGCACTCTGATGCACAAGTACCGAAACTTGAGCTTATCGACAAGCTACAAGCGCTTAATGCGCCACCAGCTGTGATTGGCTTTGGTATTTCAACACCGGAACATGTAAAAGCAGCGCTTGATTCAGGCGCTCGTGGTGCCATTAGTGGTTCAGCAACGGTCAAGTTAATCGAAGAGCATCTCGACAGCCCTGAGCAAATGCTGGCTGCATTAGCGAGCTTTGTTAGCGGGATGAAAGCGGCTACGAAAGCTTAAATAGAGTAAAAATAGAAGAAGAAACGCCTGATACTTTTAATAAAAGTAATCAGGCGTTTT contains the following coding sequences:
- the trpB gene encoding tryptophan synthase subunit beta — translated: MKASELSSLPAYFGEFGGMFVGELLVPALEQLEQAFLDAQQDKAFLDEFNHLLSSYAGRPTPLTLCRNLVKNPLAKVYLKREDLLHGGAHKTNQVLGQALLAKRMGKTEIIAETGAGQHGVATAIACSLLGLKCRVYMGAVDCERQQPNVFRMKLMGAEVIPVTAGSGTLKDAVNEALRDWSASYDKAHYLLGTAAGPHPFPTIVREFQKMIGIEAKQQLLAEEGRLPDYVIACVGGGSNAIGMFQDFIKEDGVKLIGVEAGGKGVDTEEHGATLSAGTKGMLHGNYTYIMQDKFGQIEESYSISAGLDYPGVGPQHAFLKETGRAQYVPINDDEALAAFQAMAKSEGIIPALESSHALAQALKMAEDVTEETIILVNLSGRGDKDLAHVHTVLAAQDAEEAK
- the trpA gene encoding tryptophan synthase subunit alpha, whose product is MAQQNRYEKMFNAVEARMETGAFVPFVTIGDPSPALSFEIIKTLIDNGADGLELGIPFSDPSADGIVIQKAGIRALSAGVNTDGCFDILKQVRGYAPDVPIGLLLYGNLVFAYGIDRFYQQLASIGVDSILIADLPIRESQPFREAAEKHGIAQIFIAPPNANEKTLSDIAQFSKGYTYVLSRAGVTGTHSDAQVPKLELIDKLQALNAPPAVIGFGISTPEHVKAALDSGARGAISGSATVKLIEEHLDSPEQMLAALASFVSGMKAATKA